A stretch of DNA from Paenibacillus albus:
GCATCTGCTTCGATAGTTCAATGCGTTGATTGCTCAAGTAGGTCAATGGCGGAACGCCCATCACTTCATGAAAAGTCCGGCTGAAGTAAGCCGGGCTTATTTCGCATAGATCCGCAAGCTTCTGCAACGGCAGGCTGCGGGCACAGTTCATGCGCATATATTCGGCGGTGCGCCGGATAGCGTGCGATAAGCCCCGTTCGCCGGCGGCGTTCAGATCGGAGGCGTGGAGCAGCAGCTCCAGCAGCAGTTCATACAGCAGGGCGGCCTGCTTCGGCACCTGCCGTGCATTGTTCTGCCTCGCGGTTGTCCACAGCTCCTGCACAAGCGCCATCACCTGATTATTTTCGCCATATGAGAACGCCCATACATCCCGCATCGCTTTGTCTCCAAGCAGGCTGCTCATGCCCTCACCGGCGATATAGATCCACCACACCTCCCACGGATCATCGC
This window harbors:
- a CDS encoding AraC family transcriptional regulator, yielding MYDAQFTVMPDFGRFPGFPLGIGHIYDEPEHAVNGTAYQPSFYNLHFVVKGTGWMRTEHGTVELKPGMGFLYGGHPQYFGTNSDDPWEVWWIYIAGEGMSSLLGDKAMRDVWAFSYGENNQVMALVQELWTTARQNNARQVPKQAALLYELLLELLLHASDLNAAGERGLSHAIRRTAEYMRMNCARSLPLQKLADLCEISPAYFSRTFHEVMGVPPLTYLSNQRIELSKQMLMATSKPVKQIALEVGFSQASYFIERFRLAEGVTPTVFREGAARKG